In the Populus trichocarpa isolate Nisqually-1 chromosome 1, P.trichocarpa_v4.1, whole genome shotgun sequence genome, ACCTGGTTTTGGGCACATTAGTTAGGTTTAAGCAGCTAAAGAAATGGGATCTTGTTAGTGAGGTATGCAATAAAGGAGCTAGTGCTTTTTGTGTAAATTGTTGCGATAATTATTAGCAGTATAAACTCAAGAGAGGAAAAGTTAAAAGATTTTGATCATTTATAGAGTGAAGTTCAGATTATGAATCTAAGCACAAGTAGTTGTGACTGAGTTACAGTACCTTTCAGGGTTTAGTGCTCAATCACTTCCTGAGGATAATAGATTGTATTCATATCATATGATGGATTGAAAAATCTCTCTCATAAAGATTGGGATGTATGAGAACCACTGGTTCTTAAAGGCATCGCCTATGTATTGTTTCAATTGATCATCTCGACTGTTCTATTATTTCAGAAGGAAAAATATGGTTATGCTTGTTTATCAAACCTAGGGTGTCAGCATTTTGGTTTTAAGGAAACTTGTGTCTATTAGGtagcatttttttcttttaggaacAGGGATATATAAGAGGTGGCTCATTGATTTAATTTGTCCTTTTCtatgacaaaaaaattaagtagcTGTCCCGAACTCATTCCTGCTAGTGTTCTATGATTTGGATGTTTAGACTGTGTGTTTTGCATGCTAATCTACTTTATCTGCTAGATTTTAGAATGGCTTCAGTCACAGCATTGGTGGGACTTCAACGAAATGGATTTCCTTATGCTTATCACTGCTTATGGAAAGCTAGGGGATTTCAATGGGGCTGAAATGGTTTTGAGATCTATGAATGGGAATGGTTATGTGCCAAATGTTGTATCACACACTGCACTTATGGAGGCATATGGAAGAGGAGGCCGATATAACAATGCTGAAGCCATCTTTCGGAGGATGCAGACCTCAGGCCCTGAGCCCTCTGCTTTGACGTatcaaataatactaaaaacatTTGTTGAGGTAGCGTACCTTTCTAAAAACACCTCATCTTTGTTTGCATTTGTGTTTTTACTTGACTTATTTGTGAGTTTGATTTCAAACTCAGATTTTGTGATCCATATTCTAATGAACTCATTAAAATACTAAGCTATGTACCTATCTTATGAGACAATGACAAAGGAAATTGCAATGTCCCTAGAAATTTGGGCTAGGTTGACAGCTGAAGTATTTAATTTCTCCCTGGCATGGTTGGAACCTTTGAATCATGAAATAGGCGCAGAACTAAGTTTGACCATCACCATTTGACATTTTAGAAGTCTCAAAAACTTGCATTTATTGTTTCACATTTGCTATTAAAATTTAGTCTGCAGCTTAAAGTAGGATTAAAATGTGATAGTTATGTTTTGCTTATGGGTGTACTGTGTGAATGAGTGTCTATATCACTATGTTTCAGAGGTTCCATGTCATCACATTCAcatcaaattcaaggaaaagACAAGTTTTATGCGCGTGTGAATGAGTGCATGCTTGATTTATGTATCTGTTTCAGAGGTTTCCATGTGTTGTGATCTGAAGCAAATATATGAAAAACTCATTCAAATGGACCCTTACTGAAATACTATGAATTCTACATGGATATCGACTGTGACTGTGTGTCTATGCATGTAGAACCAGCTGGAGGTTTTCTGCATCGCTTTTCATGATTGTAAATGTGGGATTTTATATGGATTTATATGTAATTCAATGAAAGCACTTTTCTTggagtaattgttttttttacatctcGTCAGATTATTACCCATTTAAGGTAGAGTACCTTCAGATTTTTTGGTTAAGGCATATGGGATGCAAATGACTTGACATGCTACTATCCGTAATTGTTTTCCTTGGGTTATCCTTTTCATGGGCCTTAAATCACAAAGTGATGCTTTTGTTTGATACATCTTTCAGTTTAGTGATTTTCTATGGGATTTTACTCCAGGGAAACAAATTTAAGGAAGCTGAAGAAGTTTTTGAGACTCTTCTCAATAAAGAAAATTCACCTTTGGAACCAGATCAAAAAATGTTCCATATGATGATATATATGCAGAAAAAGGCTGGGAATTATGAAAAGGCTCGTAAAGTATTTGCGCTGATGGCTGAGCGAGGAGTTCCACAATCCACTGTTACTTATAACAGTCTAATGTCATTTGAAACTAATTATAAGGAGGTTTCGAAGATCTATGACCAGGTAATATTCGAGAAATTATCTAATCTATATTTCATATTCTTGGATTCAGAAAAAAGAGACATATTTTGACCATGCAAGTCAATATTCAATTACATCCAATGATACCAATACTCTTGAGACACTGTTCAGTAGCGAGAGGGTGAACAATCTTTTAGTATGCTAGTATAGAAGTAAACAGGAAAAAAAGGGGGGGTTTCTTTAGACTTCATATGTAATATGCATGCTTGCTAGTGGCCTTCTTCCTGAGGCCAAGACAGTTGGTCATTTTCAATCGGTCTGAGGGAATTTTTCTGGGATGCAGAACTTTGGAAgtgctaattgtttttttttatttttaatatcaggatgTAATAAGATATGTGGTACATATGTGGTAGGGAATGGATGAAAATTGTTTCTGCATCATACATCAAGATGGTTGTGATGAATATTTTACCATGCAATTTGAGTGCAGAACTTAATTGGTTGTGCATGGATACTACTACCCACCTTTTTAGACATGCCCAGATAGTCTTATAAGGTTTCTGTGGTGATTAAGGGTTTGATTTATCTATTATTCAGTATTTCCATTTTGTCTTTCCTTTTATTATCCTGTTGTAATAAACTTACCAGATTTTGAAGTAAATTGCATAATTCTAGATGCAAAGATCTGGCCTTCGACCTGATGTTGTGAGCTACGCATTGCTCATTAAAGCTTATGGGAGAGCTCGAAGGGAAGAAGAAGCTTTAGCTGTTTTTGAAGAGATGCTGGATGCTGGTGTCAGGTGAATAGAAACTACAagtcaagttttattttctgtAATGATGTTAGACAGTTAGCGCATGGTTTGAGTTCTATCATGATAATTGTGTTAATCCCCCCCATCTCCTGCCAAAATGTATGCACAATTGCATGTAcataattatcaaaaataaattgaagaaactcAAGTCCTCGAAAAAGACTTCTCATTATTAGTCAAGTTTTCAACATGATTCATAGAAGTTTTCAAGTACTTATGGTTTACACAGGTTGAAGATGTGTTGCATTAGGGTGAAACTTTCCCTTAAACATTAGATATGAGCCAATCTAACACAAGCATTAACTATCATCTAGTGAACTCCGACCAGGAAGAAAAACTGATGAAAAGACCTTCCATTAGTCCAATACATCTTGTTGTATGCAGGATAAACCTTTTGTCAGCATCATGTTTtagattgaagtttttttaagttttcataTTTCTGTTTCAGATTTTTCTGCTTACTGCGACAAGACAAGTCTGGAGCTCATTGTTCATCAGCTAGATAATGCTGTAAATTTAATAGCATATTGTTAATTGTGGGAGTTACCATACTGTTGTGCTATCTTGTAGGCCAAGCCACAAAGCTTATAACATCTTGCTCGATGCATTTGCTATCTCCGGAATGGTGGAGCAAGCTCGGGTGGTGTTCAAGAGCATGAGAAGAGACAGGTAATGTTTCCCAATCTGAAACAAACATAGTTCATTTCTCAATATCATGTTACTGATGGAGTTCTGTTTAAGCAATCTACGTGTATGTTTGTTTATAAACAAACAGGGCCTACATAACATATCAATTGATCTTGGGGTGGCATACCatatcttctcttttcttttatgtatccCATATGTCCACAATTTGAGTATTTTGAAATACAGCCACAAATTGCAAGGTTACATTCATATATTTTGGTCCATAAGGATACCACTCTACAAGTTTAATCACTGTAATAGACCAATCACATGCATATACAAACAGATTATAGAAAGTGAGTCCAGCCACTCGCATTGCAAGTACTTCTGTTTGTGCAAGTTGTATGTTAGTCAAACTTTTTATTGAAGATGGCATACTTCTGTCTATATGTAATGCAGATGCACCCCAGATCTTTGCTCTTATACAACGATGTTATCAGCATATGTGAATGCTTCTGATATGGAGGGTGCTGAAAATTTCTTCAAAAGACTGAGACAAGATGGTCTTAAACCCAACGTCGTCACTTATGGGGCACTGATCAAAGGGCATGCCAAGGTAAATAATCTTGAAAAGATGATGGAAATATATGAAGAAATGCAGTTAAACAGTATCAAAGCAAACCAGACAATTCTCACTACAATAATGGACGCATATGGTAAGAACAAGGATTTTGGCAGTGCTGTTATTTGGTACAAGGAAATGGAGCATCATGGGGTCCCTCCTGACCAGAAGGCACAGAACATTCTTCTATCTCTGGCCAAGACACAGGATGAACAAAAGGAAGCCAGTCAACTTGTAGGATATCCAGATGATTGTGGTATACAAAGCATTAACGGGGCTTCTAGGTTTGCAGATGACGATGGCAGTGATGATGAAACAGATGATGAGGATGACTATGATGAAGCTGACAAGAATGATGACGAGGATGATTGTGATGGAGTGGATGATACAGCAAAGACAGTTTCATACAGTAAAGAGTGCGAAGACTTGATATTTCTTGATGGGGATAATCAACATAACTTGGAAGCACTACATGCTCTTACTGTCATTGATTTGTAATTCGTGGACAGTTTTCGGCTGTGAAATATGTTTAGGTAACATAATCAGCTAGAGTTGCTTCATggcaaatcaatttttttgtgtattttattcttatgaaatctttttcttttttattacaaatatatataatagtgtATGAGAGAACTTCAACCGTGTAGGGTGGGAAGGGAAATCTTTCTGATAGAGCCCAAAATACTTGGAAGTTTCCTTCAACACTTGAATTTGctgtttttattcttgttaatGGAACCATGACGTCCCATCTCTCTACAGGTTAGTTTGCGTTTAGGATACCAGTTGTCAAAACCTTACAATGGGTTGCAAGTTGAAGAATATGTTACAGAAACTCTTGAAGCTGCTGTGGATGAGCTGAGGGAGGCACAAAGTTGATATTTTTACTGGGTACTAGTCTGGTGACCGCACAGCACCATGTAACACCATGCCATCAAACAAatcttttgttaaaataatcaGTGATTTGAAGATTTTCTATCAATAAAAGAACAGCATTTGAATTACACAAAAAGACGGCCATATTCCATGTTtactgatttatttatttttatgaataaaaagtaattagatATTGATTTAAAGTAAAAGTTAAATTTCCTATCTCCTCCTTTATGGTTTATATGAATTGTGAAGGaggtgggtgttttttttttttttttcattctccctctcgtttttttctttttgtttcgtcattatttttttaattttatcatttaatattttcttgatttaaagtttatctttataattttttttaatttatttttttataaggttattgtagtctcaaaataaaagttcaaacaTTTAGTTTGTACTTGATTttgagaatgttttttttattatcgtataattaagtaaaaatatattttttaaaaaaattattaaacctggtGGAGTCTCCAAACCGTGAATTTGATGAGTTAATCCACGAAACTCaggtcaatctaatatgttgacgtctcaatattaaaaaaaagtcatattgactcttttttttaaaaaaatccaaaccatgttttttaccGATTATCCATTGTCCGTGTTACTTTTGGATCTACTAAACCAGCTGAGTCATATTAAAGCAACTtctacacaatttaattttaaactccaGTTAGGTAAAGAGTCGGGATGAGAGGTTTTAAGGTTGATATActggattgagtttaataataatatcaaatagttttaatgatttaaatatattttttacattaaaaaaaaacttgattctaTTTGCATTGTAATGAGACCTTCTCTGAACtagtttaacataaataatttaatttaaaatttaataaatataatttctttggtagaattataaagaaaataaaagaggaagCACAATTCCTATAGCAAATTTACCGTGGATCTAGACTTGTTGACAATGtagattagaaaaataaaattttgatttgtccCTTCTCAGTAAAAACAATTGGCTTGACTATTAGAGGTAACATGgtactttcattttcttttagacAATTAGATGACTAACTTatcttttaaagcaaaaaatatcaatttggcATTTAGGGTTGTttcaactttttctttaaaacaatacagtaaaataactaaattaatttttctaattggtGTCCAaagtcttttttatattttcattatagttttttttatatatataatcaagttGATTGGGGAATATTTTGGaatcttaataaatataaaatattaatttcaaatgaaaagtTGTCGGCTCGTGGGATAGCCTACGCTCTTCGGATGAAGGTTACAGTGTTAGCCGATGGATAAGCGCTAGCTTTCGCGATGGTTTTTGATTTTGGGTGTGCATATGTACTCAACAAATCTTCGGTTTAACGTtagcaaccttttcttttttctttttcttcttttcgttTTCCTCATTTTTCGCACCTTACCCTCTAAATTTttacaactttttaatttttttcttttagatttggtctttattccttttattaccatttattttatttaaaacaatttataaaagtgaaatgttttttcaat is a window encoding:
- the LOC7478507 gene encoding pentatricopeptide repeat-containing protein At3g59040, with amino-acid sequence MAPALSLRPCISASSSNWSQPKMHANPFIANIKIHRRLEVVSMGMLSPRKFLQKRRKVEVFKDASDEADQKNWRRLMKQIEDTGSAVSVLRRERIKKDGLPRDLVLGTLVRFKQLKKWDLVSEILEWLQSQHWWDFNEMDFLMLITAYGKLGDFNGAEMVLRSMNGNGYVPNVVSHTALMEAYGRGGRYNNAEAIFRRMQTSGPEPSALTYQIILKTFVEGNKFKEAEEVFETLLNKENSPLEPDQKMFHMMIYMQKKAGNYEKARKVFALMAERGVPQSTVTYNSLMSFETNYKEVSKIYDQMQRSGLRPDVVSYALLIKAYGRARREEEALAVFEEMLDAGVRPSHKAYNILLDAFAISGMVEQARVVFKSMRRDRCTPDLCSYTTMLSAYVNASDMEGAENFFKRLRQDGLKPNVVTYGALIKGHAKVNNLEKMMEIYEEMQLNSIKANQTILTTIMDAYGKNKDFGSAVIWYKEMEHHGVPPDQKAQNILLSLAKTQDEQKEASQLVGYPDDCGIQSINGASRFADDDGSDDETDDEDDYDEADKNDDEDDCDGVDDTAKTVSYSKECEDLIFLDGDNQHNLEALHALTVIDL